From Streptomyces sp. HUAS MG91, the proteins below share one genomic window:
- a CDS encoding glycosyltransferase, producing MSRFLDFFDSALVDLRYYLVYLPLGIIGLVRWASWLLRRVPAALYRPARGDFKASLGVVVPVYQEDPEILRLAIESWLANEVDEVVLVVDVTDDVCRRVAEGYPVTVVVTDVPGKRDALRRGWEVCRSELVALVDSDTIWADDVAAEVRRPFADPRVGGVGTRQNVYNPRGFLQRVNDMFLDYRYFDENAAQTVLGRAVSCLSGRTAVYRRALLLEVSADFMSETFMGVPCMSGDDKRLTTLILERGHRTYMQRSARVWSTFPGTLRVFCKQRLRWARNTWRSDLRALSRRWVWRHPFLAYSMIDKSVSSFTLLLSPFFMTYAIVRQDWFFVACLGAWWWVSRSMKMLPHLVRRPTSFFLVPGFVVMSFLMALIKICALLTVRRQRWLTRQVSVENGVVVRTAQAAEEPAPSSGAGAAA from the coding sequence ATGAGCAGATTCCTCGACTTCTTCGACAGCGCGCTCGTCGACCTCCGCTACTACCTCGTCTACCTGCCGCTCGGCATCATCGGCCTGGTCCGCTGGGCCTCCTGGCTGCTGCGGCGGGTGCCCGCGGCGCTGTACCGGCCGGCGCGCGGCGACTTCAAGGCCTCGCTCGGCGTCGTCGTCCCCGTCTACCAGGAGGACCCGGAGATCCTCCGCCTCGCCATCGAGTCCTGGCTGGCCAACGAGGTCGACGAGGTGGTCCTGGTCGTCGACGTCACCGACGACGTCTGCCGCCGGGTGGCGGAGGGCTACCCGGTCACGGTCGTCGTCACCGACGTCCCCGGCAAGCGCGACGCGCTGCGGCGGGGCTGGGAGGTCTGCCGGTCGGAGCTGGTCGCGCTGGTCGACTCCGACACGATCTGGGCCGACGACGTGGCGGCCGAGGTGCGCAGGCCGTTCGCCGACCCGCGCGTCGGCGGTGTCGGCACCCGGCAGAACGTCTACAACCCGCGCGGGTTCCTCCAGCGGGTCAACGACATGTTCCTCGACTACCGGTACTTCGACGAGAACGCCGCCCAGACCGTCCTCGGCCGCGCCGTCTCCTGTCTGTCGGGGCGCACCGCCGTCTACCGGCGCGCCCTGCTCCTGGAGGTGTCCGCGGACTTCATGAGCGAGACGTTCATGGGGGTGCCGTGCATGTCCGGCGACGACAAGCGGCTGACCACGCTGATCCTGGAGCGCGGGCACCGCACCTACATGCAGCGCTCCGCCCGGGTCTGGTCGACGTTCCCCGGCACCCTGCGCGTCTTCTGCAAGCAGCGGCTGCGCTGGGCCCGGAACACCTGGCGCTCCGATCTGAGAGCCCTGTCGCGGCGCTGGGTCTGGCGGCACCCGTTTCTCGCCTACAGCATGATCGACAAGAGTGTCAGCAGCTTCACCCTGCTGCTGTCGCCGTTCTTCATGACGTACGCGATCGTCCGCCAGGACTGGTTCTTCGTCGCCTGCCTCGGTGCCTGGTGGTGGGTCAGCCGCTCGATGAAGATGCTGCCGCACCTGGTTCGTCGTCCGACGTCGTTCTTCCTGGTGCCGGGCTTCGTGGTGATGTCGTTCCTGATGGCCCTCATCAAGATCTGTGCCCTGCTCACCGTGCGGCGCCAGCGCTGGCTCACGCGGCAGGTCTCGGTGGAGAACGGGGTCGTGGTCCGCACGGCGCAGGCCGCCGAGGAGCCCGCGCCGTCCTCCGGGGCGGGGGCGGCGGCGTGA
- a CDS encoding 2-dehydropantoate 2-reductase N-terminal domain-containing protein, protein MPKIFIVGSGVVGTATGKGLLRADHDVTFIDVSAHRLDHLRSQGLDAHDSLDLKGAPDAFIFLTLPTPSTGHGYDLTAFQDGSAAVGRALADATNPHVVVVRSTVPPGTAEGLVKPLLEKYSGRTSGEDFTLASNPEFLRAASAVEDFRHPWMTVIASRSTRTRERLAALLAPFGGEIRFFTDPAEAEFVKCAHNIYNATKISFWNEMWLVSRTLGLDLDPIAQTVARSAEASYNPYYGIRGGSPYGGVCLPKDTRGFLALADGLGVDMPLLTAVVRVNEVLSASRLGRP, encoded by the coding sequence ATGCCAAAAATCTTCATCGTCGGTTCCGGCGTCGTCGGCACCGCCACCGGCAAGGGCCTGCTGCGCGCCGACCACGACGTGACCTTCATCGACGTGTCGGCCCACCGCCTGGACCACCTGCGGTCCCAGGGACTCGACGCCCACGACTCGCTCGACCTGAAGGGAGCGCCCGACGCGTTCATCTTCCTGACCCTGCCCACGCCGAGCACCGGCCACGGCTACGACCTGACCGCCTTCCAGGACGGCAGCGCCGCGGTCGGCCGGGCCCTGGCCGACGCCACCAACCCGCACGTCGTCGTGGTCCGCTCGACCGTGCCGCCCGGCACCGCCGAGGGCCTGGTCAAGCCGCTCCTGGAGAAGTACTCGGGCCGCACGTCCGGCGAGGACTTCACGCTCGCCAGCAACCCGGAGTTCCTGCGCGCCGCCTCCGCCGTCGAGGACTTTCGCCATCCCTGGATGACGGTCATCGCCTCCCGCAGCACCCGCACCCGCGAGCGGCTCGCCGCGCTCCTCGCCCCGTTCGGCGGCGAGATCCGCTTCTTCACCGACCCGGCCGAGGCTGAGTTCGTGAAGTGCGCCCACAACATCTACAACGCTACGAAGATCAGCTTCTGGAACGAGATGTGGCTGGTCAGCCGCACTCTCGGCCTCGATCTGGACCCGATCGCGCAGACCGTCGCCCGCTCCGCCGAAGCCTCGTACAACCCGTACTACGGCATCCGCGGCGGCAGCCCGTACGGCGGAGTCTGCCTGCCCAAGGACACCCGCGGGTTCCTCGCGCTCGCCGACGGCCTCGGGGTCGACATGCCCCTGCTCACGGCGGTCGTCAGGGTCAACGAGGTGCTGTCCGCCTCCCGTCTCGGCCGGCCCTGA
- a CDS encoding FtsX-like permease family protein codes for MSANTVMKTSLRNFLAHKGRMALSAIAVLLSVAFVSGTLVFTDTMDKTFDKLFTATSSDVTVSPKGSATEGSATGRPESLPASTVAAVAKAKGVKSAEGAVSSMNVTVVDSKNKNMGSENGAPTIAGNWTKNDLRSMEITSGHAPRGPTEVMVDSDTVKKHHLKLGDELRTIAATGDLKARIVGVASFTVTNPGAAVVYFDTATAQRELIGRTGQFTQINVAAAAGYTDAQVKANIKDTLGSPYKIQTQQEAADANASDVSSFMDVIKYALLGFAGIAFLVGIFLIINTFSMLVAQRTREIGLMRAIGSSRKQVNRSVLVEALLLGVVGSVVGVGAGVGLAVGLMKLMSAAGMDLSTNDLTVKWTTPAIGLLLGIVVTVLAAYLPARRAGKVSPMAALRDAGTPADTKAGVVRGVLGVLLTGGGGYALYLATQADKASQGSLWLGAGIVASLIGFVVVGPLLAGLVVRVISAVLLRFFGPVGRMAERNALRNPRRTGATGAALMIGLALVACLSVVGSSMVASATDQLDKSVGADFIVEPSNGAITPQAAAALKKVTASGDLDHVTEVKYVKTTLTAPDGTKEEEELVAASPSYAKDLRREATSGELAAAYGTNAMSVGSGFAEKTGVKVGDELTVAFDHGRTAKLKVAAITSDDTVFDKGAMYTNIATATRYLPKDRVPLNGMMFAKAADGRADQAYAALKKSVAADPTVKVKDQTDYKQTLKDQIGQLLNMIYGLLALAIIVAVLGVVNTLALSVVERTREIGLMRAIGLSRRQLRRMIRLESVVIALFGALLGLGLGMGWGATAQKLLALEGLGVLEIPWPTIVSVFVGSAFVGLFAALVPAFRAGRMNVLNAIATD; via the coding sequence ATGAGCGCCAACACCGTCATGAAGACGTCGCTGCGCAACTTCCTCGCGCACAAGGGCCGGATGGCCCTCTCGGCGATCGCCGTGCTGCTGTCCGTCGCGTTCGTCAGCGGGACGCTCGTGTTCACCGACACGATGGACAAGACCTTCGACAAGCTGTTCACGGCCACGTCCTCCGACGTCACCGTCAGCCCGAAGGGCTCCGCGACCGAGGGCAGCGCGACCGGCCGCCCCGAGTCGCTGCCCGCCTCCACCGTCGCCGCCGTCGCGAAGGCGAAGGGCGTCAAGTCGGCCGAGGGCGCGGTCAGTTCGATGAACGTGACCGTCGTCGACTCGAAGAACAAGAACATGGGCTCCGAGAACGGCGCCCCGACCATCGCGGGCAACTGGACCAAGAACGACCTGCGCTCGATGGAGATCACCTCCGGGCACGCGCCGCGCGGACCGACCGAGGTCATGGTCGACTCCGACACCGTCAAGAAGCACCACCTGAAGCTCGGCGACGAACTGCGCACCATCGCCGCCACCGGCGACCTCAAGGCCCGTATCGTCGGCGTCGCCTCCTTCACCGTCACCAACCCGGGCGCGGCCGTCGTCTACTTCGACACCGCCACCGCCCAGCGCGAACTCATCGGCAGGACCGGGCAGTTCACGCAGATCAACGTCGCCGCAGCGGCCGGCTACACCGACGCGCAGGTCAAGGCGAACATCAAGGACACGCTCGGGTCGCCGTACAAGATCCAGACGCAGCAGGAGGCCGCGGACGCCAACGCCTCCGACGTCTCCTCCTTCATGGACGTCATCAAGTACGCCCTGCTCGGCTTCGCCGGGATCGCGTTCCTCGTCGGCATCTTCCTGATCATCAACACGTTCTCGATGCTGGTCGCCCAGCGCACCCGCGAGATCGGCCTGATGCGCGCCATCGGCTCCAGCCGCAAGCAGGTCAACCGGTCCGTGCTCGTCGAGGCGCTGCTGCTCGGCGTCGTCGGCTCCGTCGTCGGGGTCGGCGCGGGAGTGGGCCTCGCCGTCGGCCTCATGAAGCTGATGTCCGCCGCGGGCATGGACCTGTCCACGAACGACCTCACCGTGAAGTGGACGACCCCGGCGATCGGCCTGCTGCTCGGCATCGTCGTCACCGTCCTCGCCGCCTACCTGCCCGCGCGCCGGGCCGGCAAGGTCTCCCCGATGGCCGCCCTGCGCGACGCGGGCACCCCCGCCGACACCAAGGCCGGAGTCGTCCGCGGCGTCCTCGGCGTCCTCCTCACGGGCGGCGGCGGATACGCGCTCTACCTCGCCACCCAGGCCGACAAGGCGAGCCAGGGCTCGCTGTGGCTCGGCGCCGGCATCGTCGCCTCGCTCATCGGCTTCGTCGTCGTGGGACCGCTCCTCGCCGGGCTCGTCGTCCGGGTGATCAGCGCCGTACTGCTCCGCTTCTTCGGCCCCGTGGGGCGGATGGCCGAGCGCAACGCGCTGCGCAACCCGCGCCGCACCGGCGCCACCGGCGCGGCCCTGATGATCGGCCTCGCGCTCGTCGCCTGCCTCTCCGTCGTCGGCTCCTCGATGGTCGCCTCGGCCACCGACCAGCTCGACAAGTCGGTCGGCGCGGACTTCATCGTCGAGCCCAGCAACGGCGCGATCACCCCGCAGGCCGCCGCCGCCCTGAAGAAGGTCACGGCGTCCGGCGACCTCGACCACGTCACCGAGGTCAAGTACGTCAAGACGACGCTGACCGCACCCGACGGCACCAAGGAGGAGGAAGAGCTGGTCGCGGCCAGCCCGTCCTACGCCAAGGACCTGCGCCGCGAGGCCACCTCCGGTGAACTGGCCGCCGCCTACGGCACGAACGCCATGTCGGTCGGCTCCGGCTTCGCCGAGAAGACCGGCGTCAAGGTCGGCGACGAGCTGACGGTCGCCTTCGACCACGGCCGCACCGCGAAGCTGAAGGTCGCGGCGATCACCTCCGACGACACCGTCTTCGACAAGGGCGCGATGTACACCAACATCGCGACCGCCACCCGGTACCTGCCGAAGGACCGGGTCCCGCTGAACGGGATGATGTTCGCCAAGGCCGCCGACGGCAGGGCCGACCAGGCGTACGCGGCGCTCAAGAAGTCCGTCGCCGCCGACCCGACCGTCAAGGTCAAGGACCAGACCGACTACAAGCAGACCCTCAAGGACCAGATCGGCCAGCTCCTCAACATGATCTACGGGCTGCTCGCCCTCGCGATCATCGTCGCGGTGCTCGGCGTCGTGAACACCCTGGCCCTGTCGGTCGTCGAGCGCACCAGGGAGATCGGCCTGATGCGGGCCATCGGCCTCTCCCGCCGCCAGCTGCGCCGCATGATCCGCCTGGAGTCCGTGGTCATCGCCCTCTTCGGCGCCCTGCTCGGCCTCGGCCTCGGCATGGGCTGGGGCGCGACCGCCCAGAAGCTCCTCGCCCTGGAGGGCCTGGGCGTCCTGGAGATCCCCTGGCCGACGATCGTCTCGGTCTTCGTCGGCTCGGCCTTCGTGGGACTGTTCGCCGCGCTGGTCCCGGCCTTCCGGGCGGGCCGGATGAACGTACTGAACGCGATCGCGACAGACTGA
- a CDS encoding ABC transporter ATP-binding protein, whose translation MKAYGSGETRVVALDHVDVDIARGQFTAIMGPSGSGKSTLMHCLAGLDTVTGGQIFLDETEITGLKDKKLTQLRRDRIGFIFQAFNLLPTLNALENITLPMDIAGRRPDRAWLDRVVETVGLAGRLKHRPTQLSGGQQQRVAVARALAARPEIIFGDEPTGNLDSRAGAEVLGFLRRSVDELGQTIVMVTHDPVAAAYADRVLYLADGRIVDEMLRPTADAVLDRMKDFDSRGRTS comes from the coding sequence GTGAAGGCGTACGGGTCCGGGGAGACCCGCGTCGTCGCGCTCGACCATGTGGACGTGGACATCGCGCGGGGACAGTTCACCGCGATCATGGGCCCGTCGGGCTCCGGCAAGTCCACGCTCATGCACTGCCTCGCCGGGCTCGACACCGTGACCGGCGGCCAGATCTTCCTCGACGAGACCGAGATCACCGGCCTCAAGGACAAGAAGCTCACGCAGCTGCGCCGGGACCGGATCGGCTTCATCTTCCAGGCGTTCAACCTGCTCCCGACGCTGAACGCGCTGGAGAACATCACGCTCCCGATGGACATCGCGGGCCGCAGGCCGGACCGCGCGTGGCTGGACCGGGTCGTGGAGACCGTCGGCCTCGCCGGGCGCCTGAAGCACCGGCCCACCCAGCTCTCCGGAGGCCAGCAGCAGCGCGTCGCCGTGGCCCGGGCGCTCGCCGCCCGCCCCGAGATCATCTTCGGTGACGAGCCGACCGGAAACCTCGACTCCCGGGCCGGCGCCGAGGTCCTCGGCTTCCTGCGCCGCTCCGTCGACGAGCTGGGCCAGACCATCGTCATGGTCACCCACGACCCCGTGGCCGCCGCCTACGCCGACCGCGTCCTGTACCTGGCCGACGGCCGCATCGTCGACGAGATGCTCCGGCCGACCGCCGACGCCGTCCTGGACCGCATGAAGGACTTCGACTCCCGGGGCCGTACGTCATGA